A single region of the Alteriqipengyuania flavescens genome encodes:
- a CDS encoding YqiJ family protein: MSLLADYNLPFAIAMGLMFLLVLLQVIGLGGDIDADIDFDADVADPTAVGFGGALTSLLGLGKVPLFVWLIVFLLLFSGVGLGIQALATDLTGSPLYPWLAAVFAAGGSIPATALLVRPLGRLMPQDETTAVGLDALVGRRGTVTTGRAAKDSPARTRVYDHHGQAHHVMVEPHEDASEMLEGDEVLLVRREGQRFFGIPLANRALSPTE, translated from the coding sequence ATGAGCCTGCTTGCAGACTATAACCTGCCCTTCGCAATTGCGATGGGGCTGATGTTTTTGCTCGTCCTGTTGCAGGTCATCGGGCTTGGCGGCGATATCGATGCCGATATCGACTTCGATGCCGACGTCGCCGACCCGACTGCTGTGGGCTTCGGCGGGGCGCTCACCTCGCTGCTCGGGCTCGGCAAGGTGCCGCTCTTCGTGTGGCTGATCGTGTTCCTGCTGCTGTTCTCTGGCGTCGGGCTCGGCATCCAGGCGCTGGCGACGGATTTGACCGGATCGCCGCTCTATCCTTGGCTGGCGGCAGTCTTCGCCGCCGGCGGCAGCATCCCCGCCACCGCTCTGCTGGTCCGCCCACTCGGCAGGCTGATGCCGCAGGACGAGACGACCGCCGTGGGCCTCGATGCCCTCGTCGGGCGGCGCGGCACAGTGACCACCGGCCGCGCGGCGAAGGACAGCCCGGCGCGCACCAGGGTCTACGACCACCACGGTCAGGCGCACCATGTCATGGTGGAGCCACACGAGGATGCCAGCGAGATGCTGGAAGGGGACGAGGTGCTGCTGGTGCGGCGCGAAGGACAGCGGTTCTTCGGCATTCCGCTCGCCAACCGGGCGCTGTCGCCCACCGAATAA
- a CDS encoding molybdopterin-dependent oxidoreductase: protein MKRRSAIAVLAAGFLAGCKKVQESAPMKRLFAANDGFHEGLHNVLGRRTALAREYPASMIDHNFRGNGSRTVDTPEYRAQLAAGFPDWTLEVGGLVDTPLSLTLDNIRRLPQRTQITRHDCVEGWSAIGEWQGPQLSVLLEAAGLNPAARFIVFRCADTLSGRRYYESIDLVDAMHPQTIVAHRLNGEDLPEKNGAPLRMRIERQLGYKHAKYLTGIEAVASLDDIEGGKGGYWEDRSGYQWYAGI from the coding sequence ATGAAGCGCCGCTCCGCCATCGCCGTGCTCGCCGCCGGTTTCCTCGCCGGGTGCAAGAAAGTGCAGGAAAGCGCGCCGATGAAGCGCCTGTTCGCCGCCAACGACGGTTTCCACGAAGGGTTGCACAACGTGCTCGGCCGCCGCACGGCGCTGGCTCGCGAGTATCCTGCGAGCATGATCGACCACAACTTCCGTGGCAACGGCTCGCGCACGGTCGATACGCCCGAGTACCGTGCACAGCTTGCCGCCGGCTTTCCCGACTGGACGCTTGAGGTCGGCGGACTGGTCGACACGCCGCTGTCGCTCACGCTAGACAACATCCGCCGCCTGCCCCAGCGCACCCAGATCACGCGGCACGATTGCGTCGAAGGCTGGAGCGCGATCGGCGAATGGCAGGGGCCGCAGCTGTCGGTGCTGCTGGAAGCGGCCGGCCTGAATCCGGCAGCGCGCTTCATCGTGTTCCGCTGCGCCGATACGCTGAGCGGGCGGCGATACTACGAGAGCATAGACCTGGTGGATGCGATGCATCCGCAGACCATCGTCGCGCATCGGCTGAACGGCGAGGACCTGCCGGAGAAGAACGGCGCGCCGCTGCGCATGCGGATAGAGCGGCAGCTGGGCTACAAGCACGCGAAATACCTCACCGGGATCGAAGCGGTCGCCTCGCTCGACGATATCGAGGGTGGCAAGGGCGGATACTGGGAGGACCGCTCCGGCTACCAGTGGTACGCGGGCATTTGA
- a CDS encoding MOSC domain-containing protein, which yields MKVAIDAICAGGIAPMPRGKPSGIAKQPLEGSIAIGSRGIAADEQADRRHHGYPAMALHQFPRAHYDWLRVRFGSLPRLAGPGSMGENLSVGMIDEAQVHIGDRFRLGSALIELTQPRQPCATIERHLGTKGIVAAMVEAGISGWFYRVLEGGSASAGDNLERIETGSAQWPVRRAFLAVYGKNKVSRSELEELRSLPRVSDRLVRDIDKRLGLGAS from the coding sequence GTGAAGGTCGCTATCGATGCCATCTGCGCGGGCGGGATTGCCCCCATGCCGCGCGGCAAGCCCAGCGGCATCGCCAAGCAACCCCTGGAAGGCAGCATCGCAATTGGCTCGCGCGGTATTGCCGCAGACGAGCAGGCGGATCGCCGCCATCACGGCTATCCGGCAATGGCGCTGCACCAGTTCCCGCGAGCCCATTACGACTGGCTACGCGTGCGCTTCGGCTCCCTCCCCCGGCTCGCCGGTCCCGGCAGCATGGGCGAAAACCTTTCCGTCGGCATGATCGACGAGGCGCAGGTGCACATCGGCGACCGCTTCCGCCTCGGCAGCGCGCTGATCGAGCTGACCCAGCCGCGCCAGCCCTGCGCCACGATCGAACGCCACCTCGGCACGAAAGGCATCGTTGCCGCGATGGTGGAAGCGGGAATCAGCGGCTGGTTCTACCGCGTGCTGGAGGGCGGATCCGCATCGGCAGGCGATAATCTTGAACGGATCGAGACCGGCAGCGCCCAATGGCCCGTGCGCCGCGCCTTCCTCGCCGTATACGGCAAGAACAAGGTATCGCGGTCGGAACTGGAGGAATTGCGCAGCCTGCCGCGCGTGTCGGACCGCCTGGTGCGCGACATCGACAAGCGGCTGGGCCTGGGGGCGAGCTGA
- the rlmN gene encoding 23S rRNA (adenine(2503)-C(2))-methyltransferase RlmN translates to MADTNLMTIPGAVDPVPVSREITPRTDGRIDLMGLPRTRIAEIFAEAGLDPRQAKLRSKQVYHWLYHRGVTDFDVMTDIGKTMRPWLAERFVVGRPNVVEAQHSTDGTRKWLLRTDDGHDFEMVFIPDADRGTLCVSSQVGCTLNCRFCHTGTMKLVRNLTPGEIVGQVMLARDALGEWPKGRMDVSEDADEAEYTADGRLLTNIVMMGMGEPLYNFDNVRDALRIVMDGEGLALSKRRITLSTSGVVPMIEKCGDEIGVNLAVSLHAVTKDIRDEIVPLNRKYGIPELLAACAAYPKASNARRITFEYVMLKDKNDSDEDARELVRLIREYDLPAKVNLIPFNPWPGSAYECSTPERIKSFSNIVFEAGISAPVRTPRGRDIDAACGQLKTAAEKKSRAERDREAAAAADAHAHAAE, encoded by the coding sequence ATGGCCGATACGAACCTCATGACCATTCCCGGCGCCGTCGATCCGGTGCCCGTTTCGCGCGAAATCACGCCGCGCACCGACGGGCGCATCGACCTGATGGGACTGCCGCGCACGCGGATCGCCGAAATCTTCGCCGAGGCGGGGCTCGACCCGAGGCAGGCGAAGCTGCGTTCGAAGCAGGTCTACCACTGGCTCTATCACCGCGGCGTGACCGATTTCGACGTCATGACGGACATCGGCAAGACCATGCGCCCCTGGCTGGCAGAACGCTTCGTCGTCGGCCGGCCCAACGTGGTCGAGGCGCAGCATTCCACCGATGGCACGCGCAAGTGGCTGCTGCGGACCGACGACGGCCACGATTTCGAGATGGTCTTCATCCCCGATGCCGATCGCGGCACCCTGTGCGTGTCGAGCCAGGTGGGCTGCACGCTCAACTGCCGGTTCTGCCACACCGGCACGATGAAGCTGGTGCGCAACCTGACCCCGGGCGAGATCGTGGGCCAGGTCATGCTGGCACGCGACGCGCTGGGCGAATGGCCGAAAGGTCGGATGGACGTGTCCGAGGATGCGGACGAGGCGGAATACACCGCCGACGGCCGGCTGCTGACGAATATCGTGATGATGGGCATGGGCGAACCGCTCTACAATTTCGACAATGTCCGCGATGCGCTGCGCATCGTGATGGACGGCGAAGGCCTCGCTCTGTCGAAGCGCCGCATCACCCTGTCGACCAGCGGCGTGGTCCCGATGATCGAGAAATGCGGCGACGAGATCGGCGTGAACCTCGCCGTGTCGCTCCACGCGGTGACCAAGGACATCCGCGACGAGATCGTGCCGCTGAACAGGAAATACGGCATTCCGGAACTGCTGGCCGCCTGCGCCGCCTATCCCAAGGCGTCGAACGCGCGGCGCATCACGTTCGAATACGTGATGCTGAAGGACAAGAACGACAGCGACGAGGATGCGCGCGAACTTGTGCGGCTGATCCGCGAATACGACCTGCCGGCGAAAGTGAACCTGATCCCGTTCAACCCGTGGCCGGGCAGCGCCTACGAATGCTCGACGCCCGAGCGGATCAAATCGTTCAGCAACATCGTGTTCGAAGCTGGCATCAGCGCCCCGGTGCGCACCCCCCGCGGGCGCGATATCGACGCCGCCTGCGGCCAGCTGAAGACGGCGGCGGAAAAGAAGAGCCGCGCGGAGCGGGATCGCGAAGCGGCTGCGGCTGCGGACGCCCACGCACACGCGGCCGAATGA
- a CDS encoding invasion associated locus B family protein — protein sequence MAPRPTLALAAALLALAAPAAAKDSLGIFGDWGAFRDPATPRCYAIAKARPSSAARQHTPFASVGTWPQRRVRAQVNFQLSRTVREGSAITLAISGRRFSLVGGGNQAWAANRAGDAAIVAAMRSAGQMTVGATDARGRRFSTTYSLDGAATAMDAASVACARL from the coding sequence ATGGCCCCTCGCCCCACGCTTGCCCTCGCGGCCGCATTGCTTGCCCTTGCCGCCCCGGCTGCGGCGAAGGACAGCCTCGGCATTTTCGGTGATTGGGGCGCGTTCCGCGATCCCGCCACGCCGCGCTGCTATGCGATCGCGAAGGCCCGGCCGAGCAGCGCCGCCCGCCAGCACACGCCCTTTGCCAGCGTCGGCACTTGGCCCCAGCGCCGGGTCCGCGCACAAGTCAATTTCCAGCTGTCCCGCACCGTGCGGGAGGGTAGCGCGATCACGCTGGCAATCAGCGGGCGCCGTTTCTCGCTCGTCGGCGGCGGAAACCAGGCCTGGGCGGCCAACCGCGCGGGCGATGCGGCCATCGTTGCCGCCATGCGTAGTGCCGGGCAAATGACCGTCGGCGCGACCGACGCGCGCGGCAGGCGCTTTTCCACGACCTACAGCCTCGATGGCGCGGCGACGGCGATGGATGCCGCCAGCGTCGCCTGCGCGCGCCTCTGA
- a CDS encoding SDR family oxidoreductase — MTRPAVLVTGGARRIGAAIARAFGAAGWHVIIHYRTSERAARELADSLPEASTVQADLLAEGAAAALSQQLAAQHADWRCLVNSASVFEYDDAASLDPALAARAMRINAIAPARLAQAFLAHSRADARTVIQVTDQKLANPNPDFFSYSMSKHALAATIPMLAKAAESNADRIYGLAPGAILASHDQDEAETERSHRLNLLARRTEASEVADAALFLASGTLASGQTLFVDSGQHLLDQPRDVIFLAREWAGT; from the coding sequence ATGACGCGCCCGGCGGTCCTCGTCACGGGCGGTGCCAGGCGGATCGGTGCGGCCATCGCACGGGCCTTTGGCGCGGCGGGATGGCATGTCATCATCCACTACCGCACGTCCGAACGTGCCGCGCGGGAACTGGCCGACAGCCTGCCCGAAGCAAGCACGGTGCAGGCGGACTTGCTGGCAGAAGGCGCGGCCGCCGCATTGTCGCAGCAACTGGCCGCGCAGCACGCGGACTGGCGGTGCCTCGTCAACTCGGCCTCGGTGTTCGAGTATGACGACGCGGCCTCGCTCGATCCCGCGCTGGCCGCACGGGCCATGCGGATCAACGCCATTGCACCCGCCCGACTTGCGCAGGCCTTCCTCGCGCACAGCCGCGCCGATGCGCGAACCGTGATCCAGGTGACCGACCAGAAGCTCGCCAACCCGAACCCCGACTTCTTCAGCTACTCGATGAGCAAGCACGCGCTCGCCGCCACGATCCCGATGCTGGCCAAAGCGGCGGAAAGCAACGCCGACCGCATCTACGGCCTTGCACCCGGAGCCATCCTCGCCAGCCACGACCAGGACGAGGCCGAGACCGAACGCTCCCACCGGCTCAACCTCCTAGCCCGCCGGACCGAGGCAAGCGAGGTGGCCGACGCGGCGCTGTTCCTCGCCTCCGGTACGCTGGCCAGCGGCCAGACGCTATTCGTGGATTCCGGCCAGCACTTGCTCGACCAGCCGCGCGATGTCATCTTCCTCGCCCGAGAGTGGGCCGGGACATGA
- the glpD gene encoding glycerol-3-phosphate dehydrogenase → MNEQFDLLVIGGGINGAGIARDAAGRDMRVLLVEKDDLAGHTSSASTKLVHGGLRYLEHYEFRLVRESLIERERLWGLAPHIIWPLRFVLPHDRGLRPKWMLRLGLFLYDHLGGRKRLPPTRSIDLTQPPHGQILQDRLTRGFEYSDCWVEDSRLVALNAVDAAAKGADVRTRTECTALERGKSGWTATLRSADAETAVSAKVVVNAAGPWVDKVLARAVPEERHANLRMVKGSHLIFPRLFEGDHCYIFQNRDDRIVFAIPYEREFTLVGTTDLGFDGDPQVVEISREEADYICAAVNEYLAAPVSPEQAVSSYSGVRPLYEDKSASNSTVTRDYVFELDSEGGAPILSIFGGKITTYRKLAEHALERLSGVMAIPGEEWTAMEPLPGGDMVKGDFDGFIAHVLDRYPAFAPEHLMRLARAYGTRIDAVIGDAARPEEMGEHFGSDLFEDEVAYLVEHEFARSAEDVLWRRSKLGLHLDPPAQARLADWFARRGLTER, encoded by the coding sequence GTGAACGAGCAATTTGACCTACTGGTCATAGGCGGCGGCATCAACGGGGCCGGGATCGCCCGCGATGCGGCAGGGCGCGACATGCGCGTGTTGCTGGTGGAGAAAGACGACCTTGCCGGCCATACGTCGTCGGCCAGCACCAAGCTCGTTCACGGCGGGCTGCGCTATCTCGAACACTACGAATTCCGCTTGGTGCGCGAAAGCCTGATCGAACGCGAGCGCCTGTGGGGTCTTGCGCCGCACATCATCTGGCCGCTGCGCTTCGTACTGCCGCATGACAGGGGCCTCAGGCCGAAGTGGATGCTGCGCCTCGGCCTGTTCCTCTACGATCATCTCGGCGGCCGCAAACGCCTGCCGCCGACGCGCAGCATCGACCTGACGCAGCCGCCGCACGGACAGATTCTTCAGGACAGGTTGACGAGGGGCTTCGAGTATTCCGATTGCTGGGTCGAGGATTCGCGCCTCGTCGCGCTCAACGCCGTGGACGCGGCGGCGAAGGGTGCGGATGTGCGAACGCGGACCGAATGCACCGCGCTGGAGCGGGGTAAAAGCGGCTGGACCGCGACGTTGCGTTCAGCCGATGCCGAGACGGCGGTGTCGGCGAAAGTAGTGGTGAATGCTGCCGGCCCGTGGGTCGACAAGGTGCTCGCCCGCGCCGTTCCGGAAGAGCGCCATGCGAACTTGCGGATGGTGAAAGGCAGTCACCTCATCTTCCCACGCCTGTTCGAAGGCGATCACTGCTACATCTTCCAGAACCGCGACGACCGGATCGTGTTTGCCATCCCCTACGAACGTGAATTCACGTTGGTCGGCACGACCGATCTCGGCTTCGACGGCGATCCGCAAGTGGTCGAGATTTCGCGCGAGGAGGCCGATTACATTTGCGCTGCGGTGAACGAGTATCTCGCCGCGCCTGTCAGCCCCGAGCAGGCGGTGTCGAGCTATTCCGGCGTTCGGCCGCTTTACGAAGACAAGTCCGCCAGCAATTCCACGGTCACGCGCGATTACGTGTTCGAACTCGATAGCGAAGGCGGCGCGCCAATCCTGTCGATTTTCGGCGGCAAGATCACGACCTACCGCAAGTTGGCGGAGCATGCGCTGGAGCGATTGTCGGGCGTGATGGCTATACCGGGCGAAGAGTGGACGGCGATGGAGCCGCTGCCGGGCGGGGACATGGTGAAGGGGGACTTCGACGGTTTCATCGCTCACGTCCTCGACCGCTATCCCGCCTTTGCGCCCGAGCATCTCATGCGCCTGGCCCGCGCGTACGGCACCCGCATCGATGCCGTGATCGGCGATGCAGCGCGGCCGGAGGAGATGGGCGAGCACTTCGGTAGCGATCTGTTCGAAGACGAGGTTGCCTACCTCGTCGAGCACGAATTCGCCCGCAGCGCCGAGGACGTGCTGTGGCGGCGGAGCAAGCTCGGCCTCCATCTCGATCCGCCTGCGCAGGCGAGGCTGGCCGACTGGTTCGCACGGCGCGGCCTGACCGAGCGCTAA
- a CDS encoding class I SAM-dependent methyltransferase gives MSDPATLAFYEREAPRYTASTAEMHVRHLDPFLDRLPDGARILELGCGVGRDAARMAVRGFAIDATDGAAAMVRKARERFGLKARQMRFDELDAEAAYDAVWAHASLLHLTRADLPDALRRIFHALTAGGWHFANFKLGDADQPDEGRDLLGRWTSLPSPEWLVGQYGHAGFRAVETERYPGKGCDGTQRDWLALAVRKP, from the coding sequence ATGAGCGATCCGGCCACTCTCGCATTTTACGAGCGGGAGGCGCCAAGATACACCGCCAGCACGGCCGAGATGCACGTTCGGCATCTCGACCCGTTCCTCGACCGGCTGCCCGATGGTGCGCGCATCCTCGAACTCGGCTGCGGCGTCGGGCGCGACGCGGCGCGCATGGCCGTCCGCGGTTTCGCTATCGACGCGACGGACGGCGCGGCGGCGATGGTACGCAAGGCGCGCGAACGCTTCGGCCTAAAAGCGCGGCAGATGCGCTTCGACGAGCTCGATGCCGAGGCGGCTTACGATGCGGTCTGGGCCCATGCCAGCCTGCTGCACCTGACGCGCGCGGACCTGCCCGATGCGCTCCGCCGGATATTCCATGCGCTGACGGCGGGCGGCTGGCATTTCGCCAATTTCAAGCTCGGTGATGCGGATCAACCGGACGAAGGGCGCGATCTGCTCGGCCGGTGGACCAGCCTCCCCTCGCCTGAATGGCTTGTCGGGCAGTATGGGCACGCGGGCTTCCGCGCGGTCGAGACCGAACGCTATCCCGGCAAGGGCTGCGACGGTACGCAGCGCGACTGGCTGGCGCTGGCGGTGCGCAAGCCGTGA
- a CDS encoding outer membrane protein yields MKKTLSALLVAGSAMAIATPALAQDVNNSFTGPRAEVLVGYDQVRAGSTEDNDANDNDDQSIDGVGYGVGVGYDFAAGGALIGVEAEYMGSTAEYGVEDGDREAIPDLGGVNAGRDIYVGARIGALVSPQTLLYVKGGYTNARFDAVSRTTGNEFERNIDAEGYRIGAGGEYAIGTNSFVKLEYRYSNYSNAEVDFGDADVADSNNFDVDLDRHQVMAGVGFRF; encoded by the coding sequence ATGAAAAAGACCCTCTCTGCACTGCTGGTCGCCGGTTCGGCGATGGCGATTGCCACGCCCGCCCTGGCCCAGGACGTGAACAACAGCTTCACCGGTCCGCGCGCCGAAGTCCTCGTCGGTTACGACCAGGTCCGCGCCGGTAGCACCGAAGATAACGACGCGAACGACAATGATGATCAGTCCATCGATGGCGTCGGCTACGGCGTCGGCGTCGGTTACGATTTCGCAGCCGGTGGCGCTCTCATCGGTGTCGAAGCCGAATACATGGGTTCGACCGCCGAATACGGCGTGGAAGACGGCGACCGCGAAGCGATCCCCGACCTCGGCGGCGTGAATGCCGGCCGCGACATCTACGTCGGTGCCCGCATCGGCGCGCTGGTTTCGCCGCAGACCCTGCTGTACGTGAAGGGCGGCTACACCAACGCTCGCTTCGATGCCGTTTCCCGCACCACCGGTAACGAGTTCGAACGTAACATCGATGCCGAGGGCTATCGGATCGGCGCTGGCGGTGAGTACGCCATCGGCACCAACAGCTTCGTCAAGCTCGAGTACCGTTATTCCAACTACTCGAACGCCGAAGTCGATTTCGGTGACGCCGATGTCGCCGACAGCAACAACTTCGACGTCGACCTCGACCGTCATCAGGTGATGGCAGGCGTCGGTTTCCGCTTCTAA
- a CDS encoding cytochrome b/b6 domain-containing protein translates to MKRHSAVTRIWHWINLACVVILFMSGLNIANAHNRLYWGSSGFEEGTEWLAYSDFPDWALIPGSYNLAAARDWHLLMAWPFAFGLLAFLVLSLVNRHAQRDLTTRPREWRWSNIREDIVQHLKLNFEHGDAKYNFLQKVTYGVVVFVILPLLIVTGLMMSPAMSASLEVFLHLLGGRQSARSIHFICAFALLGFLVLHVALVILAGPIGQIRDMITGGRLEAER, encoded by the coding sequence ATGAAACGGCATTCTGCAGTGACCCGTATCTGGCACTGGATCAACCTTGCCTGCGTGGTGATCCTGTTCATGAGCGGGCTGAACATCGCGAACGCGCACAACCGGCTCTATTGGGGCAGTTCGGGCTTCGAGGAAGGCACCGAATGGCTGGCCTACTCCGACTTCCCGGATTGGGCCCTGATACCCGGTAGCTACAACCTTGCCGCCGCGCGCGACTGGCACTTGCTGATGGCCTGGCCCTTCGCTTTCGGCCTGCTCGCCTTCCTCGTGTTGTCGCTGGTCAATCGCCATGCGCAGCGTGACCTCACCACCCGGCCGCGCGAATGGCGCTGGTCCAACATCCGCGAGGACATCGTCCAGCACCTCAAGCTCAACTTCGAGCACGGGGATGCGAAGTACAACTTCCTGCAGAAAGTGACCTACGGCGTGGTGGTGTTCGTCATCCTGCCGCTGCTGATCGTAACCGGCCTGATGATGAGCCCGGCGATGTCCGCTAGCCTGGAAGTGTTCCTCCACCTTCTGGGCGGGCGGCAGAGCGCGCGGTCGATCCACTTCATCTGCGCCTTTGCGCTGCTCGGTTTCTTGGTCCTCCACGTGGCGTTGGTGATCCTGGCCGGCCCCATCGGGCAGATCCGCGACATGATAACGGGCGGCAGACTCGAGGCAGAGCGATGA
- the greB gene encoding transcription elongation factor GreB, with protein sequence MKPDGNPVTAAGYAAMKARYDHLLGTERPEIVEIVSWAAGNGDRSENGDYLYGRKRMREIDREAAHLARRMKAARVIDPSETPDQSRVFFGAVVTIADEDDARKTVTLVGDDEQDAAQGRIGWSSPMARALRGASVGDLRTVRLPAGEKEWEILAIAYPGQEHA encoded by the coding sequence ATGAAGCCTGACGGCAATCCCGTTACCGCTGCCGGCTATGCCGCGATGAAGGCGCGCTACGACCACCTGCTGGGCACTGAGCGGCCGGAGATCGTGGAGATCGTCAGCTGGGCGGCGGGCAATGGCGACCGCAGCGAGAACGGCGATTACCTCTACGGCCGCAAGCGCATGCGCGAGATCGACCGGGAAGCGGCGCACCTTGCCCGCCGAATGAAAGCCGCGCGGGTGATCGACCCGTCCGAAACGCCGGATCAGAGCCGCGTGTTCTTCGGCGCGGTCGTCACCATCGCGGACGAGGATGATGCGCGGAAGACCGTGACGCTGGTCGGGGATGACGAGCAGGACGCGGCGCAGGGGCGGATCGGCTGGTCCAGCCCGATGGCGCGTGCCTTGCGCGGCGCATCGGTCGGCGACCTGCGCACCGTGCGGCTGCCGGCGGGCGAAAAGGAATGGGAAATCCTGGCGATCGCCTATCCGGGACAGGAACACGCATAA
- a CDS encoding flotillin family protein has product MILGVAIIVAVIGIFATILKMYRRASKEIAFVRTGVGGEKVVMNGGAIVLPVLHETMPVNMNTLVLSVVRRDGEALITLDRLRIDVKAEFYVRVKPDAEAIAMAAQTLGMRTMQPEALKDLVEGKFVDALRSVAAGMSMNELHEQRADFVQKVQQVSSNDLAMNGLELESVSLTGLDQTSIEHFNANNAFDAEGLTKLTEQIEARKKLRNDIEQDTRVQMETKNLEAAERTFQINRDTEYARLEQEREVEIRRASQAAEIAREQAERNREADAARIEAKKQVDAQQIEADRLVEEARIDQQRALEIARQEQQIAVQNKSREESQAKAEADEARAKAVAAEEQVATSRESEIAERQKKIELIEAAKQAEREAIKVKVDAEAERDAAGNRAEAIRREAEGQAEAVKLRAEADRVRFEVEAAGQQAVNEAANILSSDQISLQMKMALLKVLPEVIRESAKPMEAIDSIKIVQVDGLTQRGGVGGNGGGAGAAGTGNLANDAVSAALAYRAQAPVLDGLLKELGLNGASLGALAAGASDGVVTEGSVGLTEPFKAPQGSILPTFDFSNDEVDGEDTAEDTDAAE; this is encoded by the coding sequence ATGATATTGGGGGTAGCGATCATCGTCGCGGTGATCGGTATATTCGCCACGATCCTCAAAATGTATCGTCGCGCCAGCAAGGAAATCGCCTTCGTGCGGACCGGTGTAGGCGGCGAGAAAGTCGTCATGAACGGCGGCGCAATCGTTCTGCCGGTGTTGCACGAGACGATGCCGGTGAACATGAACACGCTGGTGCTCAGCGTGGTCCGCCGTGACGGGGAAGCGCTGATCACGCTCGACCGGCTGCGGATCGACGTGAAGGCGGAATTCTACGTCCGCGTGAAGCCCGATGCCGAAGCCATCGCCATGGCCGCACAGACGCTGGGCATGCGCACCATGCAGCCCGAGGCGCTGAAGGACCTCGTCGAAGGCAAGTTCGTCGACGCGCTGCGCAGCGTGGCTGCGGGCATGAGCATGAACGAGCTGCACGAACAGCGTGCCGACTTCGTGCAGAAGGTGCAGCAGGTTTCGTCCAACGACCTTGCCATGAACGGCCTGGAACTGGAATCGGTCTCGCTGACCGGTCTCGACCAGACCAGCATCGAGCATTTCAACGCCAACAACGCCTTCGACGCCGAAGGTCTGACCAAGCTGACCGAGCAGATCGAGGCGCGCAAGAAACTGCGAAACGACATCGAGCAGGACACGCGCGTCCAGATGGAAACGAAGAACCTCGAGGCGGCAGAGCGCACCTTCCAGATCAACCGCGATACCGAATACGCGCGGCTTGAACAGGAGCGTGAGGTCGAGATTCGCCGCGCCTCGCAGGCGGCCGAGATCGCCCGCGAACAGGCCGAGCGTAATCGCGAGGCCGATGCCGCCCGGATCGAGGCGAAGAAGCAGGTCGACGCGCAGCAGATCGAAGCCGACCGCCTCGTGGAAGAAGCCCGCATCGACCAGCAGCGTGCGCTCGAAATCGCCCGGCAGGAACAGCAGATCGCGGTCCAGAACAAGAGCCGCGAGGAAAGTCAGGCCAAGGCGGAAGCCGACGAGGCCCGTGCCAAGGCCGTCGCTGCCGAGGAACAGGTCGCGACCAGCCGCGAAAGCGAGATCGCCGAACGCCAGAAGAAGATCGAACTGATCGAAGCCGCCAAGCAGGCCGAGCGCGAGGCGATCAAGGTGAAGGTCGATGCAGAGGCCGAACGCGATGCCGCCGGCAACCGCGCCGAAGCCATCCGCCGCGAAGCGGAGGGCCAGGCCGAGGCGGTCAAGCTGCGCGCCGAAGCCGATCGTGTGCGGTTCGAAGTGGAGGCGGCCGGCCAGCAGGCGGTAAACGAAGCGGCGAACATCCTCTCCAGCGACCAGATTTCGCTGCAGATGAAGATGGCGCTGCTGAAGGTGCTGCCGGAAGTCATCCGCGAAAGCGCCAAGCCGATGGAAGCGATCGACAGCATCAAGATCGTGCAGGTCGACGGGCTGACCCAGCGCGGCGGCGTGGGCGGCAACGGCGGCGGTGCCGGCGCCGCCGGCACGGGCAACCTCGCCAACGATGCGGTCTCGGCCGCGCTCGCCTATCGCGCGCAGGCGCCGGTGCTCGACGGGTTGCTCAAGGAACTGGGCCTCAACGGGGCGTCGCTCGGCGCACTGGCAGCCGGGGCATCGGACGGGGTCGTGACCGAAGGGTCCGTCGGCCTGACCGAGCCCTTCAAGGCACCGCAAGGCTCCATCCTGCCGACTTTCGACTTCAGCAACGACGAGGTTGACGGGGAAGACACGGCGGAGGATACCGACGCTGCCGAGTAA